From Lycium ferocissimum isolate CSIRO_LF1 chromosome 12, AGI_CSIRO_Lferr_CH_V1, whole genome shotgun sequence, one genomic window encodes:
- the LOC132039156 gene encoding uncharacterized protein LOC132039156: MGFIQSTEKRFYGRGLEISVAKCILKRITLGDFNLVDGERQYPHRRMYMETCDFSDCLTDTDLTEIRTIGGDYTWTNGHIFSRIDRAFGNGQWIMNLPQVEVVLFNPHFSDHCPLSFKMNCQPFAGKKPFRFFNHLVSHPQFMEIIEFCWASEVTGTPMEKVWRKLHMIKQKLKKLQIKEFSGVDTRIKELRTQLQATQQLMRSHDYPSTLFDSEKQLKNQLEKWVGIEESVLKQKSSIQWSKLGDANTPYFFASMKNRHSINMIRSLQNNNGDMLHTEEDIQQEMTKFYKSLLGSAASQLPAIRPEVMRNGVTLDRQQQLLLIHQALKKRYTRH; this comes from the coding sequence ATGGGCTTTATACAATCGACGGAGAAGAGGTTCTATGGCAGGGGCTTAGAGATATCGGTAGCCAAATGCATTTTAAAACGGATAACGCTAGGTGACTTTAATCTTGTCGACGGAGAAAGACAGTATCCCCACAGACGAATGTACATGGAGACTTGTGATTTCTCTGACTGCTTAACTGATACTGACTTAACTGAGATTAGAACTATAGGTGGGGATTACACATGGACTAATGGGCATATATTTAGTAGGATTGACAGGGCCTTTGGGAATGGTCAGTGGATCATGAACCTACCTCAAGTAGAAGTTGTACTATTTAATCCACATTTTTCCGACCACTGCCCTTTGAGCTTCAAGATGAATTGCCAACCATTTGCTGGGAAAAAACCATTCAGGTTTTTTAATCATTTGGTAAGCCACCCTCAGTTCATGGAGATAATTGAATTTTGCTGGGCAAGTGAAGTTACTGGAACACCAATGGAGAAAGTATGGAGGAAGCTGCACATGATTAAACAGAAGCTCAAGAAACTGCAAATTAAGGAATTCTCTGGAGTTGATACAAGAATTAAGGAACTTAGAACGCAACTACAAGCCACCCAACAACTAATGAGATCGCACGATTATCCTAGTACCCTATTTGATAGTGAAAAGCAGTTGAAAAATCAACTTGAAAAATGGGTAGGAATAGAAGAAAGTGTGCTCAAACAAAAGTCTAGTATTCAATGGTCGAAACTTGGTGATGCAAATACTCCTTATTTCTTTGCAAGTATGAAGAATAGGCACTCAATTAATATGATCAGAAGTCTCCAGAATAATAATGGGGACATGCTACATACAGAAGAGGATATACAGCAGGAAATGACCAAATTCTATAAATCATTATTAGGTTCAGCAGCTAGTCAACTTCCGGCTATTAGACCAGAGGTGATGAGGAATGGAGTAACACTGGATAGGCAACAACAATTACTTTTAATCCACCAAGcattaaagaagagatataCTCGGCATTAA